A part of Candidatus Electrothrix aestuarii genomic DNA contains:
- a CDS encoding 3-isopropylmalate dehydratase small subunit has translation MKEFGGSAFFIDRDDINTDEIIPAKYLTEITKRALQPHLLEDLFLDGKEFDTQAEDFQQASVLVTRSNFGCGSSREHAVWALEVNDINVVLGESFARIFRQNMFNCGILAVELSKADIDRLFALAQGDGAIRIGIELEKDTVVAENGKGEKVECSFSMNPFDKELVAAGGWLAYADQKY, from the coding sequence ATGAAAGAATTCGGCGGTTCAGCCTTTTTTATAGATAGAGACGATATCAACACGGACGAGATCATCCCGGCCAAGTACCTCACCGAGATCACCAAACGGGCTTTGCAGCCCCACCTGCTGGAAGACCTATTCCTGGACGGCAAGGAGTTTGACACCCAGGCCGAGGATTTCCAACAAGCATCGGTGCTGGTGACCCGCTCCAACTTTGGTTGCGGTTCCTCCCGTGAACACGCGGTCTGGGCACTGGAGGTCAATGACATCAACGTAGTCCTTGGTGAGAGCTTTGCCCGTATCTTTCGCCAGAATATGTTCAACTGCGGCATCCTGGCCGTGGAACTGAGCAAGGCGGATATTGATCGGCTCTTTGCTCTTGCTCAGGGTGATGGAGCAATCAGGATCGGTATTGAGTTGGAAAAAGATACTGTGGTTGCTGAGAACGGCAAAGGTGAGAAGGTGGAGTGCAGCTTTTCCATGAATCCCTTTGATAAGGAGCTGGTAGCAGCCGGTGGTTGGCTGGCCTATGCGGATCAGAAGTATTGA
- a CDS encoding DnaJ C-terminal domain-containing protein, whose translation MEYYKILGVDKTASAAEIKKAYRKLAVQYHPDKNPDNKEAEAKFKEISEAYAVLSDEKKRQEYDTYGSAGFQQRYSQEDIFRNFDLNDILNQFGFGGGGGGGRTTFRFGGQNSGGGNPFDFFNQAGGGAHGGGCAGGGCRPKPTKGQDQTYELAISLEDVLHGAEKNISLRRDGGTQNISVKVPKGIESGKRLRLSGKGAPSPTGGPPGDLYLKVTVQPHGMFTRDGDNLVTEKKVSFSQACLGTSVEVSSLDGRKFMLKVPAGVQQEAKLRIKGHGLPSGPIGERGNIYVKVLIEVPKQLSPEQEAAIQKLAELGL comes from the coding sequence ATGGAATACTATAAAATTCTCGGAGTTGATAAAACAGCATCCGCAGCTGAAATAAAGAAGGCATACCGGAAACTGGCGGTACAATACCACCCGGATAAAAACCCGGATAATAAAGAGGCTGAGGCAAAGTTCAAAGAGATCAGCGAGGCCTATGCGGTTCTTTCCGACGAAAAGAAACGGCAGGAATACGACACCTACGGTTCAGCGGGCTTTCAGCAGAGGTACTCCCAGGAGGATATTTTCCGGAACTTTGATCTCAACGATATTCTCAACCAGTTCGGTTTTGGCGGCGGTGGAGGAGGGGGACGTACTACCTTTCGCTTTGGCGGGCAGAACAGCGGCGGTGGCAATCCCTTTGATTTTTTCAATCAAGCAGGTGGAGGAGCACATGGTGGCGGCTGCGCCGGAGGTGGCTGTCGTCCCAAACCAACCAAGGGCCAGGACCAGACCTATGAGCTGGCCATCAGCCTGGAAGATGTGCTTCACGGGGCAGAAAAAAACATCAGCCTGCGCCGCGATGGTGGAACCCAAAATATCTCGGTAAAAGTACCTAAGGGTATTGAGTCCGGGAAGCGCCTGCGTCTGTCCGGTAAAGGAGCGCCCTCCCCCACAGGAGGACCTCCCGGCGATCTGTATCTCAAGGTAACAGTGCAACCTCACGGAATGTTCACCCGTGATGGTGACAATCTTGTTACCGAAAAAAAGGTCTCTTTTAGCCAGGCCTGCCTGGGAACAAGCGTGGAAGTATCCTCACTGGATGGACGAAAATTCATGCTCAAGGTGCCAGCTGGAGTACAGCAGGAAGCGAAACTGCGTATCAAGGGCCACGGTTTACCCTCAGGCCCCATTGGCGAGCGCGGAAATATATACGTCAAAGTCCTGATTGAGGTTCCTAAGCAGCTGAGCCCAGAGCAGGAAGCCGCTATCCAGAAGCTGGCTGAATTAGGATTATAA
- a CDS encoding LamG-like jellyroll fold domain-containing protein → MAAVNYQLAIANHTPDVPITIKKVWYKHKNSSWERLLRPLSLSSDTFEPGECTAITSENGIDREECQDPSEFTGKGMHYSVANLFGESTDTHRWKVDIYIRGYGELTVEGEGTCSVYTGESNCTSTFAFGGDSLTIGDTTYSFYLREGFDSYSPRPGLPYAVYGATLVPSESGVAGVVLDYWQATLGNSAFYFDGIDDYISFPDQDEIDFGPDNDFTVSVWVNAEDYQPANNRPANAIVEKWSGGNSGYPYIIRYLNQTGKVRVARYDRVNNPAITSTMPLEAGWNHIEFTKFGKDLKLYINGVLDGTTTDTTTGNTTNSSPIYIGRRGGSMPTYFSGTVDELRIYPYATTEIREMQTIRSLNNDVSCMLAKDIVQGSELIVFPVKCEDLDTVNTVWMYDEETGYIHLGSNTDLCMHKQGYENEWENGRIIHLWACDEGPVENKSWDYDSSTGIIKARYNPEKCMHKKYSAWPTSGLNPIHVWDYCDTPTENNTWIFPDFTMKAELQTIRSLGNDGTCMGSDGTSQGSPISINVNVCDDIDSSSTTWKYDETTGYIHLGSNTDLCMHKQGYENEWENGRIIHLWACDEGPVENKSWDYDSSTGIIKARYNPEKCMHKEYSDWRDGNPIHIWSHCDTPTLNNSWIFDVF, encoded by the coding sequence ATGGCGGCTGTTAACTATCAATTGGCAATAGCAAATCACACGCCCGACGTGCCTATTACCATCAAAAAAGTCTGGTATAAACATAAGAACAGCTCCTGGGAAAGGTTGCTTCGACCGCTTTCTCTCTCTAGCGATACATTTGAGCCCGGTGAATGTACAGCTATTACATCCGAAAATGGGATTGATCGTGAGGAGTGTCAAGATCCAAGTGAATTTACTGGTAAAGGGATGCATTACAGTGTCGCGAATCTTTTCGGTGAATCAACAGACACGCATAGATGGAAAGTCGATATATATATTCGCGGCTATGGCGAACTGACCGTCGAAGGTGAAGGAACTTGCTCTGTCTACACAGGAGAGAGTAACTGCACCAGTACCTTTGCTTTTGGTGGAGATAGTCTCACTATTGGAGACACGACCTATTCTTTCTATCTTCGTGAAGGCTTTGATAGTTATAGCCCCAGACCCGGCTTGCCTTACGCCGTTTATGGTGCCACCTTAGTTCCTTCAGAGTCAGGAGTCGCAGGAGTTGTACTCGATTACTGGCAAGCAACGTTGGGCAATAGCGCATTCTATTTTGATGGTATTGATGATTACATCAGCTTTCCTGACCAGGATGAAATTGATTTCGGTCCCGATAACGACTTCACAGTGTCTGTCTGGGTAAATGCCGAGGACTATCAACCTGCGAATAACAGACCGGCTAATGCCATTGTTGAAAAGTGGTCCGGTGGTAATAGTGGTTATCCTTATATCATTCGTTACCTCAATCAAACAGGAAAAGTTCGTGTTGCTCGTTACGATCGTGTCAACAATCCTGCTATTACTTCTACCATGCCCCTTGAAGCTGGTTGGAACCATATCGAGTTCACCAAGTTCGGCAAGGATCTCAAGCTTTACATTAATGGGGTCTTGGATGGTACGACAACCGATACCACTACGGGGAATACCACAAACAGCTCTCCAATATATATCGGGCGTCGTGGCGGTTCAATGCCGACTTATTTCAGCGGCACAGTTGATGAATTGAGGATTTATCCTTATGCAACTACCGAAATAAGAGAAATGCAGACGATTCGTTCTCTGAATAATGACGTCAGCTGCATGTTAGCGAAAGATATAGTTCAGGGCTCAGAACTGATTGTCTTTCCTGTAAAATGTGAAGACCTTGATACTGTCAACACTGTCTGGATGTACGATGAAGAAACCGGCTACATTCATTTGGGATCAAACACGGATTTGTGCATGCATAAACAAGGCTATGAAAATGAGTGGGAGAATGGCAGAATAATCCACCTTTGGGCTTGTGATGAAGGTCCCGTTGAAAATAAATCCTGGGACTATGACAGTTCAACAGGGATTATTAAAGCCAGATATAATCCAGAAAAATGTATGCACAAAAAATATTCTGCTTGGCCGACGAGTGGTCTTAATCCCATCCATGTTTGGGATTATTGCGATACTCCAACAGAAAATAACACCTGGATCTTTCCTGACTTTACAATGAAAGCAGAATTGCAGACGATTCGTTCACTGGGGAATGACGGCACCTGCATGGGGTCAGACGGTACATCTCAAGGTTCACCAATATCTATCAATGTGAATGTCTGTGACGATATCGACAGTAGCTCCACTACCTGGAAGTACGATGAAACAACCGGCTACATTCATTTAGGATCAAACACGGATCTGTGCATGCACAAACAAGGCTATGAAAATGAGTGGGAGAATGGCAGAATAATCCACCTTTGGGCTTGTGATGAAGGTCCCGTTGAAAATAAATCCTGGGACTATGACAGTTCAACAGGGATTATTAAAGCCAGATATAATCCGGAAAAATGTATGCACAAAGAATACAGTGATTGGAGGGATGGTAATCCTATTCATATCTGGAGTCATTGCGATACTCCAACATTAAACAACTCCTGGATATTTGACGTCTTTTAA
- a CDS encoding 3-isopropylmalate dehydratase large subunit — MGQTIAEKIFAAHLRDTPTPENMVLDIDVIMCHEITTPIAIMDLVDKGMDRVIDQSRIKAVIDHVTPAKDSKTATQAKIMRDWARRHDIKDFFDVGRNGVCHALFPEKGFIRPGNTVIMGDSHTCTHGAFGAFAAGVGTTDLEVGILKGVCAFRKPKSMKVEVTGTLPAGVYAKDVILKIIKQLTVNGATDMVMEFCGPVVEQMDMSARMTLCNMSVEAGATSGLCLPDKVTAEYLWPFIQEDYASLEDAVEDFSTWHSDPDAEYAETLTIDVSDLRPQVTYDYKPDKVKDIDELAGAKIDQVYIGSCTNGRIEDIRAAASILRGRTIADSVRGILTPATPAIYSQALDEGLIKIFMDAGFCVLNPTCGACLGMSSGVLAEGESCASTTNRNFNGRMGKGGMVHLMSPLCAAAAAVTGEITDPAQFIN; from the coding sequence ATGGGACAAACTATAGCTGAAAAAATTTTCGCCGCCCATCTGCGCGACACCCCGACACCGGAAAACATGGTGCTGGATATTGATGTGATCATGTGCCATGAAATCACCACCCCTATCGCCATCATGGATTTGGTGGACAAAGGTATGGACCGGGTGATTGACCAGAGTCGGATCAAAGCGGTTATTGACCATGTTACCCCGGCCAAAGATTCCAAAACCGCGACCCAGGCCAAGATCATGCGTGACTGGGCCCGACGCCATGACATCAAAGATTTCTTTGACGTGGGCCGCAACGGGGTTTGCCATGCTCTGTTCCCGGAAAAAGGTTTTATTCGTCCTGGTAACACGGTTATCATGGGTGATTCCCATACCTGTACCCACGGGGCCTTTGGTGCCTTTGCTGCTGGTGTTGGGACCACTGACCTGGAGGTTGGTATCCTCAAAGGCGTCTGCGCATTCCGCAAACCCAAAAGCATGAAGGTGGAAGTCACCGGCACCCTGCCTGCTGGTGTCTATGCCAAAGACGTGATCCTCAAGATTATTAAGCAGCTCACCGTTAACGGTGCCACAGATATGGTCATGGAATTCTGCGGTCCGGTAGTTGAGCAGATGGATATGTCTGCCCGCATGACTCTCTGTAATATGTCCGTGGAAGCTGGTGCCACCTCTGGCCTCTGCCTGCCGGACAAGGTGACTGCCGAATACCTCTGGCCCTTTATCCAGGAGGATTATGCCTCACTTGAGGATGCAGTAGAAGACTTCAGCACATGGCACTCTGATCCTGACGCGGAGTACGCCGAGACCCTGACCATTGATGTCTCAGATCTGCGCCCTCAGGTAACCTATGATTACAAGCCGGATAAGGTAAAGGATATTGATGAGCTGGCCGGAGCCAAGATTGATCAGGTCTATATCGGCTCCTGCACCAACGGTCGCATTGAAGATATCCGGGCTGCTGCTTCTATCCTGCGGGGACGCACCATTGCTGACAGCGTGCGTGGCATCCTGACCCCGGCCACTCCTGCCATCTACTCTCAGGCCCTGGATGAAGGCCTGATCAAGATCTTCATGGATGCTGGTTTCTGTGTGCTCAACCCCACCTGCGGTGCCTGCCTGGGCATGAGCAGCGGCGTCCTGGCTGAGGGCGAGTCCTGCGCCTCTACCACTAACCGGAACTTCAACGGACGCATGGGCAAAGGCGGTATGGTCCATCTGATGAGCCCGCTCTGCGCTGCCGCAGCAGCAGTTACCGGCGAGATCACAGACCCAGCCCAGTTTATCAATTAA
- the wecB gene encoding UDP-N-acetylglucosamine 2-epimerase (non-hydrolyzing) has translation MKVLTIFGTRPEAIKMAPVIHALTAAPEFTVKVCVTAQHRQMLDQVLELFAIRTDYDLDVMQDNQDLFDLSSRVLIGLREVLQRKRPDLVLVQGDTTTCFMGSLAAFYQRIPVGHIEAGLRTADIYAPFPEEANRAMTSRLAALHFAPTKQACQNLYREGIAEKRVHQTGNTVIDALLWVRQQIGSEINPEPFGAAGPLVQEGHPYVLITGHRRENFGDGFQNICEAIAVLADRHPTVGFIYPVHLNPNVQQPVNSILGKKKNIYLIPPLDYAPFVQAMAQSRLILTDSGGVQEEAPSLGKPVLVMRESTERPEAVESGTVRLVGTNKELIIQETERLLTDEQAYQSMAGKSNPYGDGQAAARIVKVLKTFRAAHHPALA, from the coding sequence ATGAAGGTCCTTACCATTTTTGGAACCAGACCGGAGGCCATCAAAATGGCTCCGGTCATCCATGCCCTTACAGCTGCGCCTGAGTTCACGGTTAAGGTCTGCGTCACGGCCCAACATCGGCAGATGCTGGATCAGGTACTTGAGCTTTTTGCCATCAGGACCGACTACGACCTGGATGTGATGCAGGATAACCAGGATCTCTTTGATCTGAGCTCACGGGTATTGATCGGCTTACGTGAGGTACTGCAACGGAAGCGACCTGACTTAGTTCTGGTGCAAGGTGACACCACCACCTGTTTCATGGGGAGTTTAGCGGCCTTTTACCAGCGAATCCCTGTTGGCCACATAGAGGCAGGGCTCCGTACCGCTGACATTTACGCCCCTTTCCCCGAGGAGGCGAACCGGGCCATGACCTCGCGTCTGGCAGCGCTTCATTTTGCCCCGACAAAACAGGCCTGCCAGAATCTCTACCGCGAGGGCATTGCCGAGAAGAGAGTGCATCAGACCGGCAATACGGTGATTGATGCCCTGCTTTGGGTACGCCAGCAAATAGGCTCTGAGATTAATCCAGAGCCCTTTGGCGCGGCAGGCCCTCTGGTTCAGGAAGGCCACCCCTACGTCCTCATCACCGGTCATCGCCGGGAAAATTTCGGTGATGGTTTTCAAAATATCTGTGAGGCCATTGCAGTGTTGGCGGACAGGCATCCTACGGTAGGCTTTATCTATCCTGTCCATCTGAATCCCAATGTCCAGCAACCGGTGAATTCCATCTTGGGGAAGAAAAAAAATATCTATCTCATCCCGCCGCTGGACTATGCCCCTTTTGTCCAGGCAATGGCCCAATCCCGCCTGATCCTGACCGACTCCGGTGGAGTGCAGGAAGAGGCTCCCTCGCTGGGTAAACCGGTGCTGGTCATGCGGGAGAGCACGGAGCGACCCGAGGCTGTAGAAAGCGGAACCGTCCGCTTGGTTGGGACGAACAAGGAGCTGATCATTCAGGAAACGGAACGCCTCCTGACCGACGAGCAGGCATACCAAAGCATGGCTGGCAAAAGCAATCCCTATGGTGATGGCCAAGCTGCCGCACGTATTGTCAAAGTCCTCAAAACATTCCGGGCAGCTCATCACCCTGCCCTTGCCTGA
- a CDS encoding tetratricopeptide repeat protein — MNLAGFEKIAPHLSSPLVLLGFVMLLAYGIHGQLTKSGLLRQVTQKDSGLIIRLFLRYGFWLALTLLVAGFGLAGWSKYVNKVNRVDASKQSIKTVEAPNEQPKIKHEQNNFQTVRRKEIELDPDNPARWNKLGLLLLYTGELDQAEEAFQKLLALGEAHQDKESQAIAYGNLGLVYRSWDNIDQAEAYWKKSLLLYQEMGMPDTKDIQQRLDELSQYRASLQASPADDTR, encoded by the coding sequence ATGAACCTTGCCGGATTTGAAAAGATAGCGCCCCACCTGAGCAGTCCGCTGGTGCTGTTGGGCTTTGTGATGCTGCTTGCCTATGGGATTCACGGGCAGCTGACGAAGTCCGGGCTGTTGCGTCAGGTAACGCAGAAGGACAGTGGTCTTATCATCCGGCTCTTTCTTCGTTATGGCTTCTGGCTGGCCCTGACGCTGCTAGTAGCGGGCTTCGGTTTGGCAGGGTGGAGTAAATATGTGAACAAGGTGAATCGCGTTGATGCATCCAAGCAGTCAATCAAAACAGTTGAAGCGCCTAACGAACAGCCAAAAATCAAGCACGAGCAGAACAATTTTCAGACTGTCCGACGAAAGGAGATAGAGCTTGACCCGGACAATCCAGCGCGTTGGAATAAATTAGGACTTCTCCTTCTCTACACAGGTGAACTCGACCAGGCCGAAGAGGCTTTCCAAAAGCTCTTAGCCTTGGGTGAAGCGCATCAGGATAAAGAGTCACAAGCTATTGCTTATGGCAATTTGGGTCTTGTTTATAGGTCATGGGACAATATTGATCAGGCAGAAGCATATTGGAAGAAAAGCCTGCTCCTGTATCAAGAAATGGGGATGCCGGATACCAAGGATATTCAGCAGCGGCTTGATGAACTTTCCCAATATCGCGCCAGCCTACAAGCATCCCCAGCTGACGATACCCGATAG